AGGGAGTCCACTGGGGAATACAAAATGGCCTTTATCTTTCTAGAAGCACAGTCGTATATTTTAAGCACAATGACATGGATTCTTTAAGTAAAACTTTAGAGAACATTACTTCCAAATATAAGGGGACAAAAAATTTGAGGCGATATATTGTCGTTGAAGCTCTCTACCAGGTAGAtctcgtttttcatttatgtttttttgttaGCTTTACATATCTATACCATGTTTCCAATGAACACTTATAACCTTTAGGTTTAAAAGCAATCAGCTTTACTAATTGCTTGCTTCTTCTTGCAACTTGCAGTATCGGTAAATTGTGCTATATGAACTACTATTTCTGTTAAGATAGTACAGTATTTAACAAATGAAATTTTAATATGTATATATATCTGGATTGAAATAAAACTTTGAGCCTGTTGGTGTCTATTACAGTTTGTTCCTTAAAAGACTATTGTTACTTACCCTGGTTTTCTCAACCATTGAGTTGTAATAGTTATTTTTTCTGTTGACATACTAACACCTTTTATGATCATATGCCTTACTTGCAAGCAAACAAAAATTGCTTGTCAGTAACTATTGACATATGTTTCCTTGAATTTTTTCAGAATTCTGGCCAAATAGCACCCTTAGATGAGATCATTAAATTGAAGGAAAAATATCGTTTTCGTATTTTATTGGATGAGGGCAACTCGTTTGGTGTACTTGGAAGTTCTGGAAGAGGTCTCACCGAACACTATGGAGTACCAGTATGTACTGAAAAATTCTGTTTGGGCGTGGGTATATATTCAAAACCGTAATGctatttatgatttttggttgtGTGCTGCAGGTTGAGAAATTAGATCTTATAACTGCTGCTATGGGACATGCATTGGCCACAGAAGGAGGATTCTGCACCGGAAGTGCAAGAGTTATTGATCATCAAGTATGGTAGTGTTATCTATGATACTTAATTATAACCATCTTGGATTTCCATGTATGCTGAAACATAAGAGAGGAAATGTTCTAAATGTGGAAACTAAGAATTTATTTCCTCTAGACTCAACAAGTAATAAAGATAAGTCGCCTTTGGTGGTTCATAATATAAGCAACTTATAATTAATGTACTATACTTAATGCTATTATTCAATTAAGCGTAGCATAGATAAAGATGTTGAGTTGGATATGTGGTAAGACTAGACATGATAGAATTATAAATGATAACATTAGAGAGAGAATTGAGATAACACCTATCACGGAAAAGATGATGGAAACAGACTTGGTGATTTTGATAAGTAGAGAGAAGACCTGAAGATTTTGTAGTAAGGAAGCTAAAACTGATGAGCAATAGTCAGAAATCACCAGAGGCATAGGAAGACTTAGAAAAACGATAAGAGAAACTATTGAGTTGGATAAAAACATGATATATGATAGAACATTATGGCGTTGTCTAATACTTTTAGCTTACCCTACTTTATGAGATAAGGCTAGGTTGTTGATTCAATTAATGTTTCAACAATGACAGCGGTTGAGTAGTTCTGGCTATGTCTTTTCTGCTTCTTTGCCTCCATATCTTGCAAGTGCTGCAATTACAGCTATTGATGTCCTTGATGAAAATCCCAATCTGTTAACAAAATTGAAGAACAACATTGCTGTGTTATGGAAAGGTAGGCTTTGATCTCACTGCTATTTTCGTGAACGGAACTGTATTGCAGTAGTGTCCATGAGTTCGCTTGTGCACAACAGTCTGAATTACTGTTTATTTATTGGCTACTGCAGGGCTGTCGAGAATACCAAGCTTCACAATCGCAAGTCATCCAGAGTCACCAATTGTTTATTTGAGATTAAAGCAGTCAACAGGTTCTTTGAAAGATGACCTACAACTGCTTGAAAATATTGCCGAGCGAGTAAGAAATGCAGTTCTTTTTTGATTGAACAATGTTCATTATTTTCAATTTTGTTGGTACTTAATATCGCGTATTCACAGACTTTGAAAGAAGATTCTGTATTTGTGGCGGCTTCAAGAAGATCAACATTGGACAAGTGTAAATTGCCTGTAGGAATTAGATTGTTTGTTTCTGCAGGGCATGAAGAGTCTGATCTTCACAAAGCATCTGAATCATTGGAAAGGGTTGCCGCAATAGTCCTTGGCGGTCGTAATTGAAAGTTGTACTGTACACCTCTCTTTCTTTTCATGTTCCAAAATGTCAATTCTATTCAACTCTTAGCCGAGAAATTTTGAAATCCAGGCAGATAAATGAAGTTCTGTAGTTGGTAATTTATGTAATATTTTCCGGGCTAGCTTAGGGTAACAATTTTTTTGGGAATGCTATTCTTTGATATGCGTTGAGTGGTGGAATAAGGATTTAAGTTTCTAATCATCATCTGGGAAATGCTTATAAATTATATTAGGCTTAATTTTCTTTTTGTGTTGACTCCTTGTATATCAATTTCAATGTTACATTATTATTTCACTGGTTAGTTGTTCATCAAGATTGCTGAAGGTTTAAATTATTGTGTGCAAACCTAGTCAACTTTCCCTAATATGTAAGTCAACTTTCCCTAATATGTAAGTCAACTTTctcttatttttatttaattgtaTTTTTGGTCTCCTATTTTATCACACCGACTAAAATGATCTCATTAGAACTGAATATTTTGATTCTGCGGTTATCACATTTGTTGCAATTTTGGTCCAACCTGTATTTTTAACCCCTAAAATGGTGTTTTTTGATGCAAAACTTGTGGTTTAGTGTCTCAATCAATTGTAAATTTGAAGGGAAGAAGATACCTCTTTTAGTGCATAATAAAATCATCTTTGTTATGCTTAAAAAAATACTATTTAGGGAGGAAAATTATGGGTTAGTACCAAAATTGCAATAAATGTGATAATTAAGAGACAAAAAGTTCGAGAGACTATTTTCTTGTGTATGATGAAAATAGGGTTTGGTTGAACTTGTACGAATGATTAAATTTTGGAAGACATTTTAGAAAATTTCACAAGACATTTTTCTACCCCGCCAACAATACTATTCTTCGTTACAAACCTTATTATAAGGAGCACGTTGCTTTTAATCGAGGGTAACGTTAATTAGTATCCTATCCTCTTGGCACAAGTTAAATATGTAATTAaagtttttaattaatttttttagtATAAATTTTTATAAATGAATTTTTTAATTTGTGTTTCAGACACAAATTAGTATTATCCTTTAAATAAGAGGGAAACATATATGGTTCTATGTTTTGATAGTTAAAAGTTAAAATTAGTTAAAAGTTTAAATTTAATCGATAATTCAATCTACAATATTTGGAGTGGATAAAAAAATCGATAATTcaaattaaaagaaataaaaaaattgattgttttttgtttgttttaaaaatcgaactaaatcaaataaaaataaaagtggTTTGGTTCAATtcttaattttaatttttaaaaatttttAAATCGTTAAACCgaaataataattataaatatttACTTTTTATTTAATCCTCGATAAAATTAACCttcaaatataaaaaataaaaattataagTTAGAGCTAAAATCAAACTTCAAATATAAAAAGTAAAAATTATAAATTAGAGAAATTTTTCAACAAACTATTACTCGGGTTATCTTTGTTTCTCTTGACAATATCATTTTTTATAGATTATGGTTGTTTTATGTTCAAGTTTTTTTcattagtttttattttttatattttttttcttcatcaACAATTTTGAATTTAGTTTGTTACACGATAGTTTAATGTGTTTTTTAAAATGTGAAACATGTTAATAATTCTCATATTAATCATATTAAGTGTCAACTTTTATATTCAATTGTTAATTTATTTCATGATACAGTCATGTTTCGTATGGATTATATATTATATGAAATGTCTTatttgaaaaaataataatataaaatatacCAAAAAATATAATAATAGAAAATACACATATAATTTTCATCATTTATTTCGTGCACTTACAAGTAATTAATTTTACTATCACTATAATTTTATGTCGAACTTATGTCATGAAAATACATGTTTGAATTTTTAATCATAAATCTTACATTACAATTGATAGATGAATAACgtttaatttttgaaaaaaatcatGGAAGCTGTCAACAATCAAAGAGGATGAATTTTTTTTTACATGGTTATGGAGGGACAGGTAAAACTTTCATGTGGAGAACTTTGTCAAGTGCATTGCGTTCGTAGAAAAAAAATGTTATTAATGTTGTTTCAAGTGGGATATCTTCGTTATCATTTCTAGGTGGAAGGATAACTCATTCAAAATTTAAAATACCCGTGCCAACACTTGACAACTCTACTTGCAACATTGAGAAAGAAGATGAACATTCATAATTATTGGAAGCAAATGATTTGATAATATGGGATGAAACACCTATGTGTCATAAAAACTACTTTGAGACTTTggataaaacccttaaaaatgTCATGAGATGTGATGGTCTTGAGAATACAATATTTGGTGGCAAAATAGTTATTTTTGGAGGCGATTTTAGACAGATTCTACCTGTTGTTCCGAGAGGAGGTCGTTCTGATATTATCCATGCTTCAATTGGAAATTGTTGATAACACATATCCCAATCAGTTGGAAAATTACAAAAAGAAAGAATTCTTACAACACAAAGTTATTATTGCTTTAACCATTGAAGTAATGGATAAAATCAATCTTTATGTATTAGACTTGATTTTAGGTAAAATGCATTAACTTACATTAATTTATACATATTACAATACTATATATCAAATTATGTTATTAGtgttttaatattttaattttatacaATTTTTTAGGAGAAGAGAAAGAGTATATGAGTTCCGATTCAATTGATAGAACAGAAGCCAATTATAATCAAGCTTACGAAGTTCTAACTCCATAATTTCTTAGTTCTTTGAGAACATCAGGTCTACCAAATTATAGTATCAAATTGAAAGTTGGAACCCCTATTATGCTAATGAGAAATTTGAATTAGGCTGAGGGGTTGTGTAATGGAACAATAACAATTGTGACAAGGTTAACAAATCACGTCGTTGAGGCAAAAATTATGTCCGAAGAGAACATTGGTAACATAATTTACATTCCCTGAATGACTACGTCACCTTTTGATTCACCATGACATTCAAGTTGATTAAGAGAGAATTTTCGATCATTGTGTCATATACACAATGATAATAAATAAGTCTCAAGGTCAATCACTTACTAGTGTGACATTGTATTTTCCTACACTTGTTTTTAGTCATGGTCAATTGTATGTTGCAATTTCAAGAGTTAGGAGCAAAAGTGGTTTGAAAATCTTAATACATGACAAAAAAGAATACATCATATTCGACTACTACAAATAGTTGTTAAACTTTGTTAGTTAGGATACTTGATTGATATCAAATGAATATCGTTGATCATTGGTATGAAAATCAAATGGTTTGATTTTACAAAATATTTTAGTTTATGCTTCATAGTACATTTTGCATATTCGAAAAAATACTATACAATTTAACATATTTCTTCGTGCTGTTGTAGGATGGAAAAAGATGTTATGAACTTTAGTATTGTTTCAATGATGATGTTCAATGTTTTACAGTTTAATTTAAGATATACTATTGGATAAGTTGACATGTTATCTTTTGAATTTTATAATAATTACGTACTATTATATGTTTTATTTATGTTACTTTTCTTTTTATAAATGAATCACAATTGTAAGATTATATTAGTGTATGTTTGTAGTTCTCTATGTATTAACGGTCTTAAAATATAAATTCAAAGTTCGGGTTTGTTACTAGTATGTATAAAACGGTGTGCAAATAACCACTCCCTAGAAAAATTCCATACCATTGGGCCACAATCCACACGAGCAAGCCCAAATTATCATCCGTAACAAAAAAAAAAGCTCCTATCGCATTAAAAAAAACGATTCTTCTTCGTCGATACGAAGAGAAGCATGCATTCTCTGTTTTTCCACAGCGCAAACTCTGTCAACTTAACTTCTTCACTTCTTTTCCCAAATAATCACAAACTCTGCTCAAAACCCCGTTTCCAATCCTCCATCAAAATCAATACACCAATCCCCAAACACGTGTCGCTCCCCCCCTCGTTTGGGGGTCACACCACTCGTCGCTCCCCCCCctctcccccccccccccccccccctccctCCCCCCCCCTCCTCCCCCTCCCCTGTGGGGTCCCCTCTCTTCACCCTAACAAAAAGGTTATAATCCTCTGGGACCTCGACAACAAACCTCCACGTGGACCTCCATACGACGCCGCACTCTCTCTCAAAACCCTCGCCGAACGCTTCGGCGACATTGTTTCAATCTCCGCTTACACAAAACGACACTCCTTCTTCAATCTCCCTCAATGGAAtaccaaccaaaaccctaaccctAATTCGATTCCCTGCCGTGTCTGCGGTCACGAATGTAAATCAATTTTCGACCTCAAAATTCATTTCAAGAGAGTTCATCTGTACCAGTGTAAGAAGTTAAGGGAAAAATTGAAATCCATTAACTTGAGCCGGTCGAAGGTCTGGTTCGTTCGGAGAATCCATACTTATAATGAAGCTGCAGGGAATGTTGTTGCACCTAGGGTTGGATTTGGTTTGGGTTCGGAGTTGCGGCGCGCAGGGGTTTTCGTTAAAGTTGTGAAGGTCAGTGAGAAGGGGAATGCGACGGATTTGTGGTTGGAGAGGGAGATGATGAGTGGAGAGGT
This sequence is a window from Lathyrus oleraceus cultivar Zhongwan6 unplaced genomic scaffold, CAAS_Psat_ZW6_1.0 chrUn0477, whole genome shotgun sequence. Protein-coding genes within it:
- the LOC127114266 gene encoding long chain base biosynthesis protein 1 isoform X1; its protein translation is MFSAIPAFSKKGDIIVADEGVHWGIQNGLYLSRSTVVYFKHNDMDSLSKTLENITSKYKGTKNLRRYIVVEALYQNSGQIAPLDEIIKLKEKYRFRILLDEGNSFGVLGSSGRGLTEHYGVPVEKLDLITAAMGHALATEGGFCTGSARVIDHQRLSSSGYVFSASLPPYLASAAITAIDVLDENPNLLTKLKNNIAVLWKGLSRIPSFTIASHPESPIVYLRLKQSTGSLKDDLQLLENIAERTLKEDSVFVAASRRSTLDKCKLPVGIRLFVSAGHEESDLHKASESLERVAAIVLGGRN
- the LOC127114266 gene encoding long chain base biosynthesis protein 1 isoform X2; the encoded protein is MDSLSKTLENITSKYKGTKNLRRYIVVEALYQNSGQIAPLDEIIKLKEKYRFRILLDEGNSFGVLGSSGRGLTEHYGVPVEKLDLITAAMGHALATEGGFCTGSARVIDHQRLSSSGYVFSASLPPYLASAAITAIDVLDENPNLLTKLKNNIAVLWKGLSRIPSFTIASHPESPIVYLRLKQSTGSLKDDLQLLENIAERTLKEDSVFVAASRRSTLDKCKLPVGIRLFVSAGHEESDLHKASESLERVAAIVLGGRN